The Grimontia kaedaensis genome has a window encoding:
- a CDS encoding anhydro-N-acetylmuramic acid kinase, protein MYIGIMSGTSLDGIDMVAASFSEQSVTLHHQAEYPFPETLKEKLIALSQGALVTLEEIGTIDHFLGKTYAETVNRFLAENDLKALEITAIGCHGQTVFHKPTGPMPFTMQLGDANIIAALTGITTVADFRRKDMALGGQGAPLVPAFHQFLFGTDASTKVVLNIGGIANISVLAPNQPIVGYDTGPGNMLMDSWISEHKGKPYDKDGAWASIGTVNQALLNQMLSDEYFAQPAPKSTGRELFHRGWLEAQLKNLNQPIFPEDVQATLLAFTAQSVANDVLRFGQGELLVCGGGAQNKALIAALKTALPNWQVMATDKKGVNGDSLEALAFAWLAHQALEGKPGNLPDVTGASRSCRLGAIYYPD, encoded by the coding sequence ATGTACATCGGCATAATGTCTGGCACCAGTCTGGACGGTATTGATATGGTCGCCGCCTCTTTTTCAGAACAAAGCGTTACCCTGCATCATCAGGCTGAATATCCATTTCCAGAAACACTGAAAGAGAAGCTGATCGCCTTAAGCCAAGGCGCGCTTGTTACATTGGAAGAAATCGGCACCATCGATCACTTCCTCGGTAAAACATACGCGGAAACTGTGAATCGCTTTTTAGCCGAAAACGACCTAAAAGCACTCGAGATTACCGCCATTGGCTGCCATGGTCAGACCGTCTTCCATAAACCTACTGGACCAATGCCTTTTACCATGCAGCTTGGCGATGCCAACATCATTGCAGCACTGACAGGCATTACAACGGTTGCTGATTTCCGCCGCAAAGACATGGCGCTTGGTGGCCAAGGTGCACCGCTTGTTCCTGCCTTTCATCAATTCCTTTTCGGCACAGATGCCTCTACTAAGGTAGTGCTGAACATTGGTGGCATCGCCAACATTTCAGTACTCGCCCCCAACCAACCTATCGTCGGTTATGACACGGGCCCGGGGAATATGCTGATGGACAGCTGGATAAGTGAACACAAAGGCAAACCCTATGACAAAGACGGCGCGTGGGCATCAATCGGTACAGTCAATCAAGCGCTACTGAACCAGATGCTCAGTGATGAATATTTTGCCCAACCTGCCCCCAAAAGCACTGGTCGTGAGTTGTTCCATCGCGGGTGGTTAGAGGCTCAACTCAAGAATCTCAACCAACCAATTTTCCCTGAAGATGTTCAAGCAACCCTGCTCGCGTTCACCGCGCAATCTGTCGCAAATGACGTTCTTCGCTTTGGGCAAGGTGAGCTTCTGGTATGCGGTGGTGGTGCGCAAAATAAAGCATTAATAGCTGCATTAAAAACTGCTCTGCCCAATTGGCAGGTGATGGCGACAGATAAGAAAGGCGTAAATGGTGATTCGTTAGAAGCGTTAGCCTTTGCCTGGCTGGCACATCAAGCGCTGGAAGGAAAGCCAGGGAACCTGCCGGATGTCACTGGCGCCAGCCGTTCTTGCCGACTGGGCGCTATTTACTATCCCGATTAG
- a CDS encoding EAL domain-containing protein produces MKFQPLIPNRTLWIAATFFIVILCTLAGTRFAGLFPTLSSSPENVEVNYSYFVDSTNSHILRYVRESAIFRHIDNPAEIPWELASKSYWVKLDVQNLESEHLYFSLYFDTPMIDRLNIYQFDDDGHEVKRWRLGDSQERGYLVGDMPPAVHFMMDGFERYEIYLHVYSEGFPAMPIWLLDRHEYHTLTQLLHAMWGGFTAIMLAMAVYTFAVYVSLRERVYIVYTGYVITSVILLGAVHGFGIYLFPSAIQIFFSNNTVGLTFALFILSLLFAHLYLRVHKVQSLLRQVVNYALMVLIGLMIISVVIPEHIAAAFLIAIQPIFYTLVGVMVWRRWALAQRWSLMFTVSWLPLVVAGVFPPLLVTGNIEYTLATRYAFMMGNVMTVMLMALALAERFRQQREESVYQLTHDMLSSSPNVNVLTLVVDQLVEKNREFTLCCFQIDRFNSLAPYMSVDQKQFFLSEVCERLHVALDSDAVKVLETGYHRKHRIACIKEGLFGFVVMSTNQEKIKLLLASALDEVDHYVELSDLSIRTQGTIGTSEFPKDGSATDVLLRKSMQAVAETSTAEKRFNAYDSLNSFNRTMNMSLVSDLKRAIENDELDLYHQPQIDLRTGSIHGSEVLLRWDHPKFGQVSPEVFVKLAEEVGLINDLTLWVIKRAFYQQSKLIELGFSRRLSINVSASDIAIPNLVDKIADVAEQYHVPTGTLSLELTESTMVSDYERLHQVIDRLSQYDIEVSIDDYGTGYSSLTYLSQLPFTELKIDRSFINSLTNSPRKQNIVRATTEMAKSLGLMVVAEGVEDLETAAVLKRYGVDIAQGYHYSRPLSFSQYLLYLKRTSNQMPVALKRPNRFGTQSG; encoded by the coding sequence ATGAAATTTCAGCCTTTAATCCCTAATCGCACGTTGTGGATTGCGGCGACGTTTTTTATCGTCATTCTTTGTACGCTGGCTGGCACCCGATTCGCCGGGCTCTTCCCTACGCTGTCGTCTTCCCCCGAAAATGTCGAAGTTAACTATAGCTACTTTGTCGACAGCACTAACAGCCACATTCTCCGTTATGTCCGCGAGTCCGCGATTTTCCGCCACATTGATAACCCAGCCGAGATTCCTTGGGAGCTTGCAAGTAAATCCTATTGGGTAAAGCTCGATGTGCAAAACCTCGAGTCTGAACACCTTTATTTCTCTCTCTATTTCGATACACCCATGATTGATCGATTGAACATTTACCAATTTGACGATGACGGACACGAGGTGAAACGATGGCGGTTGGGTGACAGCCAAGAGCGTGGTTACTTGGTGGGTGATATGCCTCCAGCGGTTCACTTTATGATGGATGGCTTCGAGCGCTATGAAATCTACCTGCATGTTTATTCTGAAGGCTTCCCAGCTATGCCTATCTGGCTGTTAGATAGGCATGAATATCATACGCTGACGCAACTGCTGCATGCTATGTGGGGAGGTTTCACTGCCATCATGCTTGCTATGGCGGTATATACCTTCGCTGTGTACGTGTCACTGCGTGAACGGGTCTATATCGTTTATACAGGCTATGTGATTACCAGTGTGATATTGCTAGGTGCTGTCCACGGTTTCGGCATTTATCTATTCCCGTCAGCCATTCAGATTTTCTTTAGTAATAACACCGTGGGATTAACCTTTGCGCTGTTTATCCTGTCATTATTGTTTGCCCATCTTTACCTTCGTGTTCATAAGGTGCAGAGCTTACTGCGCCAAGTGGTGAACTATGCCTTGATGGTACTTATAGGGTTAATGATCATTTCTGTGGTGATCCCAGAGCATATTGCTGCGGCTTTTCTGATCGCTATTCAGCCTATCTTTTATACTCTGGTTGGAGTTATGGTCTGGCGCCGCTGGGCATTGGCTCAGAGGTGGAGCCTGATGTTCACCGTTTCATGGTTACCACTGGTTGTTGCGGGTGTTTTTCCGCCGTTGTTGGTAACTGGCAATATTGAATACACTCTAGCTACGCGCTACGCATTCATGATGGGGAATGTGATGACAGTAATGCTGATGGCATTGGCTCTTGCTGAACGATTCCGCCAGCAACGAGAAGAGTCTGTTTATCAACTGACACATGACATGCTTTCATCATCACCCAATGTAAATGTCCTGACGCTCGTGGTGGACCAGCTGGTTGAAAAAAACCGCGAATTTACGTTGTGCTGCTTCCAGATAGATCGCTTTAATTCGCTGGCACCTTACATGTCAGTGGATCAGAAGCAGTTCTTTTTGAGTGAGGTGTGTGAACGCCTGCATGTCGCGCTCGACAGTGATGCTGTAAAGGTGCTTGAAACTGGCTATCATCGCAAACACCGCATTGCCTGTATCAAGGAAGGCTTGTTTGGTTTCGTGGTGATGTCTACAAACCAAGAGAAAATCAAGCTTCTGCTGGCAAGCGCACTCGATGAAGTCGACCACTATGTGGAACTCAGTGATTTGAGTATTCGAACGCAAGGCACCATTGGCACCAGTGAGTTCCCGAAAGATGGCAGTGCAACCGATGTCTTGCTGCGGAAGTCTATGCAGGCAGTGGCGGAAACATCTACCGCTGAAAAGCGCTTTAACGCATATGACTCACTTAACAGCTTCAATCGCACGATGAACATGTCTTTGGTTTCCGATCTGAAAAGGGCGATAGAGAACGACGAGCTGGATTTGTATCACCAGCCCCAGATCGATCTTCGTACTGGCTCAATCCATGGCTCTGAAGTCTTGCTGCGCTGGGACCATCCCAAATTCGGACAGGTTTCCCCTGAAGTGTTTGTGAAATTGGCAGAGGAAGTCGGCCTAATCAATGACCTGACGCTCTGGGTAATTAAACGCGCTTTCTACCAACAGAGCAAACTGATAGAGCTTGGCTTTAGCCGTCGATTATCGATAAACGTGAGTGCTTCAGACATCGCGATTCCTAATCTGGTGGACAAAATCGCGGATGTTGCGGAGCAATACCATGTTCCCACGGGCACACTTTCGCTAGAGCTGACAGAATCGACCATGGTGTCGGATTATGAAAGGCTGCATCAGGTGATTGATCGTCTGTCTCAATACGATATTGAAGTATCAATTGACGACTACGGTACAGGTTATTCTTCGCTGACTTACCTTTCACAACTGCCGTTTACCGAGCTAAAGATCGACCGTAGCTTTATCAATTCGCTGACAAACAGCCCAAGAAAGCAGAACATCGTCCGAGCAACGACCGAGATGGCAAAATCACTTGGTTTGATGGTGGTGGCAGAAGGGGTAGAAGATCTGGAAACGGCCGCTGTACTTAAACGATATGGTGTCGATATTGCTCAGGGCTACCACTACTCTCGTCCACTCAGCTTTAGCCAGTATCTGCTTTACTTGAAGCGCACCAGTAATCAGATGCCAGTAGCGCTGAAACGTCCGAACCGTTTTGGCACTCAATCAGGCTAG
- a CDS encoding sugar-binding transcriptional regulator has protein sequence MTTTRTLSSNFESLLDDTNLLTEIAILYYQQNTTQEEISKKFGISRAKVSRLLRRAREEGIVEISVKFHPVHSAQLEQRLMEKFSLKRALIALDQPSVQEQRNQVATLVSSFIDGNLQEGMVVAVGQGQNVAAVADHPGIVSHRNARFVCAIGGTHRSGDIINADHICRRLAKKFGGSSETLYAPAYVDTPQIRDVFLNHPNINETLNQARKAEFALVGIGDMDENSHMVKLGCFSAREFVEARVNDGIVGDIGGFDFFKLDGSRANTLMRDRVVGLEMRDLRLIPNVIAMASESRKALSILGALKTGTIDVLATSASCAMALLNMVDNEA, from the coding sequence ATGACTACGACACGCACGTTAAGCAGCAACTTCGAAAGCCTGCTTGACGACACCAACCTCCTCACTGAGATTGCTATTCTTTACTACCAACAGAACACGACGCAGGAAGAGATTTCCAAAAAGTTCGGTATTAGCCGTGCTAAAGTCAGCCGTCTACTTCGTCGTGCGCGTGAAGAAGGTATCGTAGAAATTTCCGTTAAGTTCCATCCGGTACACAGTGCCCAACTGGAACAAAGGCTAATGGAAAAGTTCAGTCTAAAACGTGCATTAATCGCGCTAGACCAACCCAGTGTTCAAGAACAGCGCAACCAAGTAGCGACACTGGTTTCTTCCTTTATTGATGGTAACTTGCAAGAAGGTATGGTTGTTGCCGTCGGTCAGGGTCAAAACGTCGCAGCCGTTGCAGACCACCCAGGTATCGTCTCTCATCGAAACGCGCGATTTGTCTGCGCTATCGGCGGCACACACCGCAGTGGCGACATTATCAACGCGGACCATATCTGTCGCCGTCTGGCCAAGAAGTTCGGTGGCAGCAGCGAAACCCTTTATGCACCAGCCTATGTCGATACGCCGCAAATCCGCGATGTATTCCTAAACCACCCCAATATCAACGAAACACTGAATCAAGCACGTAAGGCGGAATTCGCTTTAGTGGGTATTGGTGACATGGATGAAAACAGCCATATGGTCAAACTCGGCTGCTTCTCAGCGCGTGAATTCGTTGAAGCACGTGTGAATGATGGTATTGTCGGTGATATTGGTGGATTTGATTTCTTCAAGCTGGACGGCAGCCGAGCCAACACACTGATGCGTGATCGCGTTGTCGGGCTTGAAATGCGAGACTTGAGACTGATTCCAAATGTCATTGCTATGGCTAGTGAAAGCCGTAAAGCTTTGTCTATTCTCGGTGCATTGAAAACAGGCACAATTGACGTTCTCGCAACCAGTGCAAGTTGTGCCATGGCGCTACTAAATATGGTAGATAATGAAGCTTGA
- the tal gene encoding transaldolase, translating into MSTKLEQLRKLTTVVADTGDIDAIAKYQPQDATTNPSLILKAAEIPQYAPLIEEAITYAKAKSQDVEQQLADAGDRLAVNIGKEILKVIPGRISTEVDARLSYDFEGSVAKARKLISMYNEAGISNDRILIKLASTWEGIRAAEVLEKEGINCNLTLLFSFAQARACAEAGVYLISPFVGRIMDWYKAKEGRDFEAAEDPGVLSVSGIYNYYKEHGYETVVMGASFRNTGEILELAGCDRLTISPQLLQELSDAEGEVVRKLNDDVEVKERPAAMTHAEFLWEHNMDAMAVEKLAEGIRNFAVDQGKLEVMIRDML; encoded by the coding sequence ATGAGCACTAAATTGGAACAATTACGCAAGCTCACAACCGTGGTTGCCGACACGGGTGATATCGATGCGATCGCCAAATACCAGCCGCAAGACGCGACAACAAACCCTTCTCTGATCCTGAAAGCTGCTGAAATCCCACAATATGCCCCGCTAATTGAAGAAGCGATTACCTACGCAAAAGCGAAAAGCCAAGACGTTGAACAACAACTGGCTGATGCGGGTGACCGTTTAGCAGTCAACATCGGTAAAGAAATCCTGAAAGTGATCCCTGGCCGCATCTCCACAGAAGTAGATGCGCGCCTTTCTTATGATTTCGAAGGTAGCGTTGCGAAAGCACGCAAGCTGATCAGCATGTACAACGAAGCGGGTATCAGCAACGACCGCATTCTGATCAAACTGGCGTCTACCTGGGAAGGTATCCGTGCCGCAGAAGTGCTGGAAAAAGAAGGCATCAACTGTAACCTGACTCTGTTGTTCTCATTTGCCCAAGCTCGCGCTTGCGCTGAAGCAGGTGTTTACCTGATTTCCCCTTTCGTTGGCCGCATCATGGACTGGTACAAGGCGAAAGAAGGCCGTGATTTCGAAGCAGCAGAAGACCCAGGTGTACTGTCTGTTTCTGGCATCTACAACTACTACAAAGAGCATGGCTATGAAACTGTTGTTATGGGTGCAAGCTTCCGAAACACTGGCGAAATTTTGGAACTGGCAGGCTGTGACCGCCTAACTATCAGCCCTCAACTGTTGCAAGAGCTGTCTGATGCAGAAGGTGAGGTTGTGCGGAAGCTAAACGACGACGTGGAAGTGAAAGAGCGCCCAGCCGCAATGACGCATGCTGAGTTCCTTTGGGAACATAACATGGACGCGATGGCCGTCGAAAAGCTAGCCGAAGGTATCCGCAACTTCGCGGTTGACCAAGGTAAGCTGGAAGTCATGATTCGCGACATGCTGTAA
- the tkt gene encoding transketolase, whose product MERKTLANAIRALSMDGVQQANSGHPGAPMGMADIAEVLWRDHMNHNPQNPEWADRDRFVLSNGHGSMLIYSLLHLTGYELSIDDLKNFRQLHSKTPGHPEYGYAPGVETTTGPLGQGITNAVGMAIAERALAAQFNREGHDIVDHNTYAFLGDGCLMEGISHEACSLAGTLGLGKLIAFWDDNGISIDGHVEGWFTDDTPKRFESYGWHVIPAVDGHDADAINAAIEAAKAETDRPTLICTKTIIGFGSPNKAGSHDCHGAPLGADEIKAAREFLGWEHPAFEIPTDVYGQWDAKEAGAAKEAAWNEKLAAYETAHPELAAEFKRRVNGDLPAEWEAKANQIIADLQANPANIASRKASHNALEAFGAMLPEFMGGSADLAPSNLTMWSGSKALTGQDASGNYIHYGVREFGMTAIINGIALHGGFVPYGATFLMFMEYARNAMRMAALMKVQNIQVYTHDSIGLGEDGPTHQPVEQIASLRLTPNMSTWRPCDQVESAVAWKLAIERKDGPSSLIFSRQNLAQQERSAEQVANIAKGGYILKDCAGKPELILIATGSEVELAVEAAAQLTAEGKAVRVVSIPSTDVFDKQDAAYREAVLPSDVTARIAIEAGIADFWYKYVGFDGRIIGMHTFGESAPAGELFKMFGFTTANVVETAKELLV is encoded by the coding sequence ATGGAACGTAAAACCCTTGCCAATGCGATCCGTGCCCTCAGCATGGACGGTGTACAACAAGCTAACTCTGGTCACCCAGGTGCCCCAATGGGCATGGCAGATATCGCCGAAGTCCTGTGGCGTGACCACATGAACCACAACCCACAAAACCCTGAGTGGGCAGACCGCGACCGCTTCGTGCTGTCAAACGGTCACGGCTCTATGCTGATCTACTCTTTACTGCACCTGACCGGTTACGAGCTGTCTATCGATGATCTGAAAAACTTCCGTCAACTGCACTCGAAAACCCCAGGCCACCCTGAGTACGGCTACGCGCCAGGCGTCGAGACCACTACGGGCCCGCTGGGTCAGGGGATCACCAATGCTGTCGGTATGGCGATTGCGGAAAGAGCACTGGCTGCTCAGTTCAACCGTGAAGGCCACGACATCGTTGACCACAACACCTATGCGTTCCTGGGTGACGGCTGTCTGATGGAAGGTATCTCTCACGAAGCGTGTTCGCTGGCAGGTACACTGGGTCTGGGCAAACTGATCGCGTTCTGGGATGACAACGGCATCTCTATCGACGGTCACGTTGAAGGTTGGTTCACTGACGACACACCGAAGCGTTTCGAATCTTACGGCTGGCACGTTATCCCTGCCGTTGACGGTCACGACGCCGATGCGATCAATGCAGCGATTGAAGCGGCGAAAGCAGAAACCGATCGTCCTACCCTGATTTGTACCAAAACCATCATCGGTTTCGGTTCACCAAACAAAGCAGGCTCTCACGACTGTCATGGTGCTCCACTGGGCGCAGACGAAATCAAAGCCGCACGTGAGTTCCTGGGTTGGGAACACCCTGCGTTTGAAATCCCAACTGACGTTTACGGTCAGTGGGATGCAAAAGAAGCAGGCGCTGCAAAAGAAGCCGCTTGGAACGAAAAACTGGCTGCGTACGAAACTGCACACCCAGAGCTGGCGGCAGAATTCAAACGCCGTGTAAACGGTGACCTGCCTGCTGAGTGGGAAGCAAAAGCCAACCAAATCATTGCCGACCTGCAAGCGAATCCAGCGAACATTGCGTCACGCAAAGCGTCACACAATGCACTGGAAGCCTTCGGTGCGATGCTGCCTGAATTCATGGGTGGCTCAGCTGACCTGGCGCCTTCCAACCTGACAATGTGGTCTGGCTCAAAAGCCCTGACCGGCCAAGATGCATCTGGCAACTACATCCACTACGGTGTGCGCGAGTTCGGTATGACCGCCATCATTAACGGTATCGCACTGCATGGTGGCTTCGTCCCATACGGTGCGACCTTCCTGATGTTCATGGAATACGCCCGTAACGCGATGCGTATGGCGGCACTGATGAAAGTGCAGAACATCCAGGTTTACACCCATGATTCTATCGGTCTGGGTGAAGACGGTCCAACACACCAGCCGGTTGAGCAAATCGCGTCTCTGCGCCTGACGCCAAACATGAGCACATGGCGTCCATGTGACCAGGTGGAATCTGCGGTAGCGTGGAAACTGGCGATTGAGCGTAAAGACGGCCCAAGCTCGCTGATTTTCTCGCGTCAGAATTTGGCACAGCAAGAGCGTTCAGCGGAGCAAGTGGCAAACATCGCTAAGGGTGGTTACATCCTGAAAGATTGTGCAGGCAAGCCAGAGCTCATCCTGATTGCCACTGGTTCAGAAGTTGAACTGGCCGTCGAAGCAGCAGCACAGCTGACGGCTGAAGGCAAAGCGGTTCGCGTAGTCTCTATCCCATCTACTGACGTGTTCGACAAGCAAGATGCAGCATACCGTGAGGCTGTACTGCCATCAGACGTGACAGCACGTATAGCTATCGAAGCAGGCATCGCTGACTTCTGGTACAAGTACGTGGGCTTTGACGGTCGTATTATTGGTATGCACACCTTCGGTGAATCTGCACCGGCAGGAGAGCTGTTCAAGATGTTTGGTTTCACCACTGCAAATGTGGTCGAAACAGCAAAAGAACTGCTGGTGTAA
- a CDS encoding cupin domain-containing protein, whose product MTTDTKTASQEYIEWNVDLSAPISIKGGSLPFSDTPMVGVKRMMFERRGDEIARRATSCVRYAPGSSFKPHSHPGGEEYIVLEGTFSDQNGDFTKGWYVRNPVGSTHAPFTKEGCEIFVKLSQVPSTEPDYFYLNTNEADWTSVSELHKTLPLWNSDLEETSLNQLKAGYQSTEETFDRVVEYFVLSGSATINGTQYEHHSWMRIPANTPVTIATNSGAVIYRKIGAGEVRV is encoded by the coding sequence ATGACAACGGACACAAAAACAGCCAGTCAGGAATACATTGAATGGAATGTTGACCTCTCGGCTCCAATCTCAATAAAAGGCGGTTCACTACCTTTCTCAGATACCCCTATGGTCGGCGTAAAACGCATGATGTTTGAACGTCGTGGTGATGAAATCGCCCGACGCGCTACCTCTTGTGTCCGCTATGCACCAGGAAGCTCGTTCAAACCACACAGTCACCCAGGCGGAGAAGAATACATCGTACTGGAAGGAACATTCTCTGATCAAAATGGTGACTTCACTAAAGGTTGGTACGTGCGCAATCCGGTTGGTTCAACTCACGCCCCTTTTACCAAGGAAGGTTGTGAGATCTTCGTGAAACTTTCTCAAGTGCCTTCGACCGAACCGGACTACTTCTATCTCAACACTAACGAAGCTGATTGGACATCAGTGTCTGAGCTCCACAAAACGCTGCCGCTTTGGAATTCGGATCTGGAAGAAACCTCGTTAAATCAGCTAAAAGCGGGTTATCAATCCACAGAAGAAACCTTCGACAGGGTCGTTGAATACTTTGTTCTCTCTGGTAGTGCAACCATCAATGGTACTCAGTATGAACATCACTCTTGGATGCGCATCCCCGCTAACACGCCTGTCACGATCGCTACCAATAGCGGCGCGGTAATTTACAGAAAAATTGGTGCGGGCGAAGTACGCGTTTAA
- a CDS encoding glutathione S-transferase family protein, with the protein MSSESKIALYETTGFPNPARIRAALAEKGSLNQVEFIEVDVMNLEHRTEAFYAINPLGTVPVLRTLEGEYLSESTAITEYIDALFDGPSLTGTTPLERGMIHMMQRRAESMVMDAVAAYFHHATAGLGPAIETYQCSEWGNHQKQRALAGFSYFNQHLEHNLYVAADNFSMADITLFYGLAFAEFAGIDIPAELTNLIGWRQTMSERPCFSAS; encoded by the coding sequence ATGTCTTCGGAAAGCAAAATCGCGTTATACGAAACTACGGGTTTCCCGAACCCTGCACGCATTCGAGCAGCGTTGGCTGAAAAAGGATCTTTGAATCAGGTAGAGTTTATCGAGGTTGACGTTATGAACCTTGAACACCGAACCGAAGCGTTTTACGCCATAAACCCTTTGGGAACAGTACCTGTACTTCGTACGCTGGAAGGTGAGTATCTTTCAGAGTCTACCGCTATTACCGAGTACATTGATGCTTTGTTTGATGGGCCATCTCTCACAGGTACAACCCCACTTGAGCGCGGCATGATTCACATGATGCAGCGCCGTGCGGAGTCCATGGTAATGGATGCTGTGGCTGCCTACTTCCACCATGCTACAGCAGGTCTTGGTCCAGCAATCGAAACTTATCAGTGCAGTGAATGGGGCAATCATCAAAAGCAACGTGCACTAGCCGGTTTTTCTTACTTCAATCAACACCTAGAGCACAACTTGTACGTAGCTGCAGATAACTTCTCGATGGCTGATATCACGTTATTCTACGGTCTAGCATTTGCAGAATTTGCTGGCATCGACATTCCGGCGGAGCTCACCAACCTGATTGGTTGGAGACAAACTATGTCGGAGCGGCCTTGTTTTTCTGCGAGCTAA
- a CDS encoding MBL fold metallo-hydrolase — protein sequence MKVQPFFHAETGSLTYVVSDSGLALIIDPVLDYKNGDISHSHIDHVLDYIKHKGLELRFVLDTHIHADHLSASHYVKLATGAKMVVSQRIREVFQQWKKKLGLENLATFDFLVSGKSKIHFGSKIIEVIETPGHTPACVTYKIDDNIFVGDTLFAPDKGTSRADFPGGSAEALYNSIQKLYELPNNTNVYLCHDYPPIGSAPTTCVKIDWQKRRNIMLNQNTSIYEYVFARSQRDASLKEPKLLNVAVPYNLTFKLPEK from the coding sequence ATGAAAGTGCAGCCTTTCTTTCATGCTGAGACCGGTTCATTGACATACGTGGTATCCGACAGTGGCCTAGCTCTTATCATTGACCCTGTTCTCGATTATAAAAATGGTGATATCTCTCACTCGCACATCGATCATGTTCTCGATTACATCAAGCACAAAGGTCTTGAGTTACGATTCGTCCTGGATACCCATATCCATGCAGATCACCTCTCGGCATCCCATTATGTAAAGCTGGCTACCGGCGCAAAAATGGTTGTCAGTCAAAGAATCAGAGAGGTGTTTCAGCAATGGAAAAAGAAGTTGGGCTTGGAGAATCTGGCAACGTTTGATTTTCTCGTTAGCGGTAAATCAAAGATACATTTTGGTTCAAAGATCATTGAAGTCATAGAGACGCCAGGCCATACACCAGCATGCGTTACCTATAAAATCGATGACAACATCTTCGTTGGAGATACGCTATTTGCGCCAGACAAAGGAACCTCTAGGGCGGATTTCCCCGGTGGTAGTGCAGAGGCTCTCTATAACTCCATCCAAAAGTTATACGAGCTACCAAATAACACCAATGTCTATTTGTGCCACGACTATCCACCCATCGGCTCGGCACCTACAACGTGCGTAAAAATAGACTGGCAGAAACGCAGAAACATCATGTTGAACCAGAACACATCCATATATGAATATGTTTTTGCACGAAGTCAGAGAGACGCATCGCTGAAAGAGCCCAAGCTACTGAACGTCGCAGTGCCATATAACTTGACTTTCAAGCTCCCCGAGAAGTAA
- a CDS encoding LysR substrate-binding domain-containing protein has product MMDASRKRFYKGKVNRIAYLNGIRAFEAAARHHSFAGAAQELNVTPAAVGQQVRQLEDWLDIRLFNRATSGSTRLTLTEEALRAFPDIHRGFDLITRGLNHLFDEPEENTITVSASPSIASKWLLTRINAFQLDNEECDIEVETDVALVDYSERGIDIGVRYGLGQWEGLCAQLLMFEDIFPVCTPEFAKKYGLEQSPPDEFEGIPLLHDYSVPASSGYPSWQEWSDRVGASMPKKLQGLKINDFASVIELARRGNGLALGRSRLIENELKSGELICPFNRELYQFRSRFCYFLVWKNNEEGDSKFRPFKEWLISTAN; this is encoded by the coding sequence ATGATGGATGCATCGAGAAAGAGGTTCTACAAAGGTAAGGTGAATCGAATAGCCTATCTTAATGGCATAAGAGCGTTTGAAGCTGCAGCAAGGCACCACAGCTTCGCTGGTGCAGCACAGGAATTAAATGTCACACCCGCTGCGGTGGGACAGCAAGTCAGACAATTAGAAGACTGGCTCGATATACGGCTTTTTAATCGTGCGACGTCCGGTTCGACTAGGTTAACACTGACCGAAGAAGCGTTGCGCGCGTTTCCAGACATTCACCGTGGATTTGACTTAATAACACGCGGTTTGAATCACCTTTTTGATGAGCCTGAAGAAAATACTATTACGGTTTCTGCTAGCCCTTCTATCGCCTCAAAATGGCTTCTTACAAGGATTAATGCCTTCCAACTGGATAATGAAGAATGCGATATTGAGGTAGAAACCGATGTTGCGCTTGTTGACTACTCAGAGAGAGGAATCGATATCGGTGTTCGATACGGGTTGGGACAGTGGGAGGGATTATGTGCCCAGCTCTTAATGTTCGAAGATATCTTCCCAGTGTGTACGCCGGAATTTGCCAAAAAATATGGACTGGAGCAATCTCCACCTGATGAATTTGAGGGTATACCTCTTTTACATGATTATTCGGTTCCGGCTAGCAGTGGCTATCCTTCTTGGCAGGAATGGTCTGATCGTGTTGGGGCATCCATGCCGAAGAAGCTCCAAGGGCTTAAAATTAACGACTTTGCGAGTGTGATTGAACTGGCTAGACGAGGTAATGGTTTGGCGCTGGGCAGAAGTCGATTGATAGAAAATGAACTGAAGTCAGGTGAATTGATTTGCCCTTTTAATCGTGAGTTGTATCAGTTTCGCTCTCGTTTTTGTTACTTCCTCGTATGGAAAAACAATGAAGAGGGAGACAGCAAATTCAGGCCATTTAAGGAATGGTTGATATCAACGGCTAATTGA